One genomic region from Stackebrandtia nassauensis DSM 44728 encodes:
- a CDS encoding winged helix DNA-binding domain-containing protein — protein sequence MTDRRQVLRFRVHAQQLDRTSGGLADTTVLDFGVQETGPDGAGWALAIRGVDVANLAATDLITLWTLRGAPHRYRRADAPDVAAAVAPYSDADAGKRIFDASKPLKAAGIGNVEALDEVAGQLRRLVTEPMVKGDVSGRLNKVLDEPYLRFCRPCDAIHIYEQPFRLAAIRAGLELRPGTSPPVLEPIPGFKPSATADERFDLVRCYLRLLGPATPKQVAEFLDAPVKDVKAHWPEDVVAVTVDGEERWLLASDEEALRSAAGKATRLLGPYDLFLQGRDRATIQPDKARAKELWPVLGRPGAVLVDGELVGAWRPRKSGKRMSVTVKPWQTIAAATRKAISEQAERLAANRGAELSTIEFDD from the coding sequence ATGACCGACCGACGCCAGGTACTGCGATTTCGCGTCCACGCCCAGCAGCTCGACCGCACCAGCGGCGGACTGGCCGACACCACCGTCCTCGACTTCGGCGTCCAGGAGACCGGCCCCGACGGAGCGGGCTGGGCGCTGGCGATCCGTGGCGTCGACGTCGCCAACCTCGCCGCGACGGATCTCATCACACTGTGGACCCTGCGGGGAGCGCCCCACCGCTACCGCCGCGCCGATGCCCCCGACGTGGCCGCGGCGGTGGCCCCGTACTCCGACGCCGACGCGGGCAAACGCATCTTCGACGCCTCGAAACCGTTGAAGGCGGCCGGAATCGGCAACGTGGAGGCACTGGACGAAGTGGCCGGACAACTGCGCCGCCTCGTCACCGAACCGATGGTCAAGGGAGACGTGTCGGGACGGCTCAACAAGGTTCTGGACGAGCCGTATCTGCGGTTCTGCCGCCCTTGCGACGCGATCCACATCTACGAGCAGCCGTTTCGGCTGGCGGCGATCCGCGCCGGGCTGGAGCTGCGACCGGGGACCTCGCCGCCGGTACTGGAGCCGATCCCCGGGTTCAAGCCGTCGGCCACGGCGGACGAACGCTTCGACCTGGTGCGCTGCTACCTGCGACTGCTGGGCCCGGCGACACCGAAACAGGTCGCCGAGTTCCTGGACGCGCCGGTCAAGGACGTGAAGGCGCACTGGCCCGAGGACGTCGTGGCGGTGACGGTGGACGGCGAGGAGCGCTGGCTGCTGGCGTCCGATGAGGAGGCTCTGCGATCGGCGGCGGGTAAGGCGACGCGGCTGCTCGGGCCATACGACCTGTTCCTACAGGGACGGGACCGCGCCACGATCCAGCCGGACAAGGCGCGGGCCAAGGAGCTGTGGCCGGTACTGGGACGGCCGGGCGCGGTGCTGGTGGACGGCGAGCTCGTCGGGGCGTGGCGGCCCCGTAAGTCCGGCAAGCGGATGAGCGTAACCGTCAAACCGTGGCAGACCATCGCCGCCGCCACCCGCAAGGCCATCAGCGAGCAGGCCGAGCGGCTGGCGGCGAATCGCGGGGCGGAACTGTCCACGATCGAGTTCGACGACTGA
- a CDS encoding ABC transporter ATP-binding protein — translation MTDAIETPAEAPADEGRAPLRRLWFYARQHLPLLITGGTLAFLGGLIGLVQPIVAMDVIESLETGESLRNPLLILVAAVLVGGALEAFGPYLMQRTGQDIVLTVRRRLVGSLVRLTIAEVDRLKPGDLVSRLTSDTNLLRTVASTTVIGGTTAVFMLLGGIALMAWIDLVLFGTTMAMIVLVSIIMTLIMPRIRNATTASQAALGEMGSILERIFSAFRTVKASGAEDIEIGKLDVAAREARDKGVMVAVWEALAGVMAWLPVNVAFLIVLGVGGARVAAGTMTISSLIGFLLLLFYLMGPISSLVAALSQLQTGLAAIRRVETVADLAHEQPSNGASISANNGPALLSFDNVTFGYGPGLPQVHHGVSFEASGTGLTALVGPSGAGKTTVFSLIERFYPVTSGEVRVDGTRVEDWPLAALRGMIGYVEQDAPVLHGTLRENLLMAAPDATEAELAEIVKRARLTELVASLPDGLDSAIGYRGMTLSGGERQRVAIARALLRKPRLLLLDEATSQLDAANEAALKQTMLDAADRTNVIVVAHRLSTVTSANQIVVLDAGRVRAVGSHTELVATDELYRDLAASQLLTADSH, via the coding sequence ATGACCGACGCCATCGAGACACCCGCCGAAGCCCCCGCCGACGAGGGCCGGGCACCGCTTCGCCGACTGTGGTTCTACGCCCGCCAGCACCTGCCGCTGCTGATCACCGGTGGCACCCTGGCGTTCCTGGGCGGCCTGATCGGGCTGGTCCAGCCGATCGTCGCCATGGACGTGATCGAGTCGCTGGAGACCGGCGAATCGCTGCGCAACCCGCTGCTGATCCTGGTCGCGGCGGTACTGGTCGGGGGCGCGTTGGAAGCCTTCGGGCCCTACCTGATGCAGCGCACCGGACAGGACATCGTGCTGACCGTCCGGCGCCGCCTGGTCGGCAGCCTGGTGCGGCTCACCATCGCCGAGGTCGACCGGCTCAAACCCGGTGACCTGGTCTCGCGCCTCACCTCCGACACCAACCTGCTGCGCACCGTCGCGTCCACCACCGTCATCGGCGGCACCACCGCGGTGTTCATGCTGCTGGGCGGGATCGCCCTGATGGCCTGGATCGACCTGGTGCTGTTCGGCACCACCATGGCGATGATCGTGCTGGTGTCGATCATCATGACGCTGATCATGCCCCGCATCCGCAACGCCACCACCGCCTCGCAGGCCGCGCTCGGCGAGATGGGCTCCATACTGGAGCGCATCTTCAGCGCCTTCCGGACGGTCAAGGCCAGCGGCGCCGAGGACATCGAGATCGGCAAACTCGACGTCGCCGCCCGCGAAGCCCGCGACAAGGGCGTCATGGTCGCGGTGTGGGAGGCCCTGGCCGGGGTGATGGCCTGGCTGCCGGTCAACGTCGCGTTCCTGATCGTGCTGGGCGTCGGCGGAGCCCGCGTCGCCGCCGGAACGATGACCATCTCGTCGCTGATCGGGTTCCTGCTGTTGCTGTTCTACCTGATGGGGCCGATCAGCTCGCTGGTCGCGGCGCTGTCGCAACTCCAGACGGGGCTGGCGGCGATCCGACGCGTCGAGACCGTCGCCGACCTCGCCCACGAGCAACCCTCCAACGGCGCGAGCATCTCGGCGAACAACGGCCCGGCCCTGCTGTCCTTCGACAACGTCACCTTCGGCTACGGCCCCGGCCTGCCGCAGGTGCACCACGGCGTCAGCTTCGAGGCCAGCGGCACCGGCCTGACCGCGCTGGTCGGACCGTCCGGCGCGGGCAAGACCACCGTGTTCTCCCTCATCGAACGCTTCTACCCGGTCACGTCCGGCGAGGTGCGGGTCGACGGGACCCGGGTCGAGGACTGGCCGCTGGCGGCGCTGCGCGGCATGATCGGCTACGTCGAACAGGACGCTCCGGTGCTGCACGGCACGCTGCGCGAGAACCTGCTGATGGCGGCACCCGACGCGACCGAGGCCGAGCTGGCCGAGATCGTCAAGCGGGCCAGGCTGACCGAGCTGGTCGCCTCACTGCCCGACGGGCTGGACTCCGCGATCGGCTACCGGGGCATGACCCTGTCCGGCGGCGAGCGCCAGCGGGTGGCCATCGCGCGGGCACTGCTGCGCAAACCCCGGCTGCTGCTGCTCGACGAGGCGACCTCGCAACTGGACGCCGCCAACGAGGCCGCGCTCAAACAGACGATGTTGGACGCCGCCGACCGCACCAACGTCATCGTTGTGGCACACCGACTCTCGACGGTGACCAGCGCCAACCAGATCGTGGTCCTGGACGCTGGCCGAGTGCGAGCGGTGGGCTCCCACACCGAACTGGTCGCCACCGACGAGCTGTACCGCGACCTGGCGGCCTCCCAGCTGCTGACGGCCGACAGCCACTGA
- a CDS encoding MarR family winged helix-turn-helix transcriptional regulator: MTQEEQDLLSGAALTSFRLSGQFLAVAEKLARPVGLTAAWWQVLGAVLREPLPVAGIARAMGITRQSVQRIADRLVNDGLAEYLPNPAHRRAQLVRPTQAGYDAVRKIDPAHAAFAHRLTQAMGAEELEAALKAMTTLSRVLDDLDAE; this comes from the coding sequence GTGACACAAGAAGAACAGGACCTGTTGAGCGGTGCGGCCTTGACCTCGTTCCGGCTCAGTGGCCAGTTTCTCGCGGTGGCCGAGAAACTGGCCCGCCCGGTGGGGCTGACGGCGGCCTGGTGGCAGGTCCTGGGCGCGGTGCTGCGGGAACCGCTGCCGGTGGCCGGGATCGCCCGCGCCATGGGCATCACCCGCCAGAGCGTGCAGCGCATCGCCGACCGGCTGGTGAACGACGGCCTGGCCGAGTACCTCCCCAACCCGGCCCACCGCCGCGCCCAGCTGGTGCGCCCCACCCAGGCCGGTTACGACGCCGTCCGAAAGATCGACCCCGCCCACGCCGCCTTCGCTCACCGCCTCACCCAGGCGATGGGGGCCGAGGAACTGGAAGCGGCGCTCAAGGCGATGACCACCCTGTCGCGTGTGCTGGACGACCTCGACGCCGAGTAA
- a CDS encoding type 1 glutamine amidotransferase family protein yields the protein MTKSVHVAIYDTLADWEIGHITAHINNGEFQREPGQYQIVTVGETAEPITTMGGLRVTPDTTLDQVSAADSAMLILPGAATWVPEGNKAFRAKAREFAEAGVPVAAICGATFGMAAEGLLDERAHTSNAPQFLTMSGYKGASNYRDELAVTDGNLITASGIAPVHFAREVFALLGVYEPSVLESWYKLYGQQDPSGYFELMESA from the coding sequence ATGACCAAGTCAGTGCACGTCGCGATCTACGACACCCTCGCGGACTGGGAGATCGGGCACATCACGGCCCACATCAACAACGGCGAGTTCCAGCGCGAACCCGGCCAGTACCAGATCGTCACGGTCGGCGAGACCGCCGAACCGATCACGACCATGGGCGGGCTGCGCGTCACCCCGGACACCACACTGGACCAGGTCTCGGCGGCCGACAGCGCCATGCTGATCCTGCCCGGCGCGGCGACCTGGGTTCCCGAGGGCAACAAGGCTTTCCGGGCCAAGGCCCGCGAGTTCGCCGAAGCCGGGGTGCCGGTGGCGGCGATCTGCGGCGCCACCTTCGGCATGGCCGCCGAGGGCCTGCTGGACGAGCGCGCCCACACCAGCAACGCCCCCCAGTTCCTCACCATGAGCGGCTACAAGGGAGCGTCGAACTACCGCGACGAACTCGCCGTCACCGACGGCAACCTCATCACCGCCAGCGGCATCGCGCCGGTCCACTTCGCCCGCGAGGTCTTCGCGCTGCTGGGCGTCTACGAACCGTCGGTACTGGAGTCCTGGTACAAACTGTACGGTCAGCAGGACCCGTCCGGATACTTCGAACTCATGGAGTCGGCGTGA
- a CDS encoding MFS transporter codes for MLKPYREIFAAPGSLRFSLAGFVARMPQSMLPIGLVAMLSELRGQYGLAGAVSATFTLSMALLSPLVSRLVDRHGQRRILVPAMAVSAASITGVLLSAHFGAPAWTLFAFAVPAGTLPTMSAMVRARWTEIYRGSDAMTTTHSFESVVDELTYVTGPAVSILLSTAVFPQAGPLLAIVLLVAGVAAFAVQRRTEPAPRPAETGGGSAIRRAPLRLLVFVLFAGGVVVGTVDVVSVAFAEQQGITAAAGIVATCYALGSGIAGLAFGAWKPRIALPKQLVIGAAGTAATTLPFLLAADIASLSAAVFVAGAFFAPTMIIVMSLIEKLVPPAQLTEGLTWAATGVSIGMAAGAGASGFVVDAFGATTGFTVALCGGVLALAAATVGLRMLTRALRSRPGATERMPVTSAAG; via the coding sequence GTGCTCAAGCCCTACCGCGAGATCTTCGCCGCCCCAGGCAGTCTGCGCTTCAGTCTCGCCGGATTCGTCGCCCGGATGCCGCAGTCGATGCTGCCCATCGGCCTGGTCGCGATGCTGTCCGAACTGCGCGGCCAGTACGGCCTCGCCGGAGCCGTCTCGGCCACGTTCACGCTGTCGATGGCGCTGCTGAGCCCGCTGGTGTCGCGACTGGTCGACCGGCACGGACAACGCCGGATCCTGGTGCCCGCCATGGCCGTCAGCGCCGCGTCCATCACCGGCGTCCTGCTGAGCGCCCACTTCGGAGCGCCCGCCTGGACCCTGTTCGCCTTCGCCGTCCCGGCCGGAACCCTGCCGACCATGAGCGCCATGGTCCGGGCGCGCTGGACCGAGATCTACCGGGGCAGCGACGCCATGACCACCACCCACTCCTTCGAGTCCGTCGTGGACGAACTGACCTACGTCACCGGACCGGCGGTGTCGATCCTGCTGTCCACCGCCGTGTTCCCGCAGGCCGGGCCGCTGCTGGCCATCGTGCTGCTGGTCGCCGGGGTCGCGGCCTTCGCAGTACAGCGCCGCACCGAACCCGCACCCCGCCCCGCCGAGACCGGCGGCGGCTCGGCGATCCGGCGCGCACCCTTGCGGCTGTTGGTGTTCGTCCTGTTCGCCGGGGGAGTGGTGGTCGGCACCGTCGACGTCGTCAGCGTCGCCTTCGCCGAACAGCAGGGCATCACCGCCGCCGCCGGAATCGTCGCCACCTGCTACGCGCTGGGCTCCGGCATCGCCGGTTTGGCCTTCGGTGCCTGGAAGCCCCGCATCGCGCTGCCGAAACAGCTCGTCATCGGCGCGGCCGGAACCGCCGCCACCACGCTGCCGTTCCTGCTGGCCGCCGACATCGCGAGCCTGTCGGCCGCCGTGTTCGTCGCCGGAGCCTTCTTCGCGCCCACGATGATCATCGTCATGAGCCTCATCGAGAAACTGGTGCCACCGGCCCAGCTCACCGAGGGATTGACCTGGGCCGCCACCGGCGTCAGTATCGGCATGGCTGCCGGAGCCGGGGCGTCGGGCTTCGTCGTGGACGCCTTCGGCGCCACCACCGGCTTCACCGTCGCCCTGTGCGGCGGCGTGCTGGCCCTGGCCGCGGCGACCGTCGGCCTGCGGATGCTGACCAGGGCGCTGCGCTCGCGACCAGGGGCCACCGAAAGGATGCCGGTGACCAGCGCCGCCGGGTAG
- a CDS encoding TetR family transcriptional regulator, which translates to MSESTIDGRRAKGERRRRALIDATLRVVARDGVSGVTHRTVAREADVPTTASTYYFASIDDLLCDALSTCMREDAEKLRVIADSLPDDVDCRPAIAAMMADLVAKPDGHLLAEYELFLLAARRPELRESTELWAAAAAEFARRFTTDPVRVDLFVSAFDGLLLRALLANREYTAADFEAALRILLPWPAPEA; encoded by the coding sequence CTGTCTGAGTCCACCATCGACGGACGCCGGGCCAAGGGCGAACGCCGTCGCCGCGCGCTCATCGACGCCACGCTGCGGGTGGTCGCGCGCGACGGCGTCTCCGGCGTCACACATCGGACGGTCGCGCGGGAGGCCGACGTGCCCACCACCGCGTCCACCTACTACTTCGCCAGCATCGACGACCTGCTGTGCGACGCGCTGTCCACCTGCATGCGCGAGGACGCCGAGAAACTGCGCGTCATCGCCGACTCGCTGCCCGACGACGTCGACTGCCGCCCCGCGATCGCGGCGATGATGGCCGACCTGGTCGCCAAACCCGACGGGCACCTGCTGGCCGAATACGAGCTGTTCCTGCTGGCGGCCCGGCGGCCGGAACTGCGCGAGTCCACCGAACTGTGGGCCGCCGCCGCGGCCGAGTTCGCCCGCCGCTTCACCACCGACCCCGTGCGGGTCGACCTGTTCGTGTCCGCCTTCGACGGCCTGCTGCTGCGGGCGCTGTTGGCGAACCGCGAATACACCGCCGCCGACTTCGAGGCCGCGCTGCGGATCCTGCTGCCATGGCCCGCCCCCGAGGCCTAG
- a CDS encoding sulfatase family protein, with protein sequence MSRRPNVIVILSDDHGYADRSALGVHDNVHTPALDRLAAEGVSCDNAYVAAPICSPSRAGLMSGRYPLSFGTTWFDNSRLPDDSPTLAERFKERGYTTGYFGKVHYGPEQLGDHACPPHHGFDETRYGLAGQSQGRLHYLRHSRAEYEARGEAGWRMGTQPLLEGDDEYETEDFLTWDLGQRARDFVTGHAGDANPFFLMLAFNAVHNFCWQLPEAERRKRGLSEYHDWDPETRSYFDWYDDVVAPNLDKGREYYLAQLELMDAEIGRLMDTVDANGLREDTIVVYLTDNGGSHCNHGDNTPLAGSKYTLFEGGIRVPFLVRWPGGGVPAGEHRDGLISALDLYPSLLAAAGGDPGDGHGVDQWAMLRGETDAGHEALHWDCGFQYATRSGAWKLRYADGESDEVRGLLQYEHTDLGAGLFLYNLDDDPAETRNLADAHPDKLAELQRLRHDWRATMLS encoded by the coding sequence GTGTCCCGCCGACCGAACGTCATCGTGATCCTGTCCGACGACCACGGCTACGCCGACCGCTCCGCGCTCGGCGTCCACGACAACGTCCACACCCCGGCCCTCGACCGGCTGGCCGCCGAGGGCGTGTCCTGCGACAACGCCTACGTCGCCGCGCCGATCTGCAGCCCGTCGCGGGCCGGGCTCATGTCGGGGCGCTACCCGTTGTCGTTCGGCACCACGTGGTTCGACAACTCGCGGCTCCCCGACGACTCACCGACGCTCGCCGAGCGCTTCAAGGAGCGCGGCTACACCACCGGCTACTTCGGCAAAGTCCACTACGGACCCGAGCAGCTCGGTGACCACGCCTGCCCACCGCACCACGGCTTCGACGAGACCCGGTACGGCCTGGCCGGACAGTCCCAGGGGCGGCTGCACTACCTGCGGCACTCGCGCGCCGAATACGAGGCGCGCGGCGAGGCGGGCTGGCGGATGGGCACCCAGCCGCTGCTGGAGGGCGACGACGAGTACGAGACCGAGGACTTCCTGACCTGGGATCTCGGTCAGCGGGCCCGCGACTTCGTCACAGGCCACGCCGGGGACGCGAACCCGTTCTTCCTGATGCTGGCCTTCAACGCCGTCCACAACTTCTGCTGGCAGCTGCCCGAGGCCGAACGGCGTAAACGCGGCCTGTCCGAGTACCACGACTGGGACCCCGAGACCCGAAGCTACTTCGACTGGTACGACGACGTCGTGGCGCCCAATCTGGACAAAGGCCGGGAGTACTATCTGGCGCAACTGGAACTGATGGACGCCGAGATCGGTCGTCTGATGGACACCGTGGACGCCAACGGTCTGCGCGAGGACACCATCGTGGTCTACCTGACCGACAACGGCGGCTCGCACTGCAACCACGGCGACAACACGCCGCTGGCCGGTTCCAAGTACACGCTGTTCGAGGGCGGGATCCGGGTGCCGTTCCTGGTGCGCTGGCCCGGCGGCGGCGTCCCCGCTGGCGAACACCGCGACGGCTTGATCTCCGCGTTGGACCTGTACCCGAGCCTGCTGGCCGCCGCCGGGGGAGATCCCGGCGACGGCCACGGCGTCGACCAGTGGGCCATGCTGCGCGGCGAGACCGACGCGGGACATGAAGCGCTGCACTGGGACTGCGGTTTCCAGTACGCGACCAGAAGCGGGGCCTGGAAGCTGCGCTACGCCGACGGCGAGTCCGACGAGGTGCGGGGGCTGCTTCAGTACGAGCACACCGACCTGGGCGCCGGACTGTTCCTGTACAACCTGGATGATGACCCCG